From Bosea sp. NBC_00550, the proteins below share one genomic window:
- a CDS encoding cupin domain-containing protein yields MAPTHQRKKLVEAAPHAAFDLTEIITTFPETAESLLVDARLTDEDEASARVFRVYRPTPAHYHATCDEYLIVLSGRGRFFMGEREPFEVGPGQMLFFKKGTVHGMPEIIEHPLFMVSVDTPRREPSDIIFVEPADGTPAGFIQPKS; encoded by the coding sequence ATGGCCCCGACGCACCAACGCAAAAAGCTTGTAGAGGCGGCCCCTCACGCCGCCTTTGACCTCACTGAAATCATCACGACTTTCCCGGAGACTGCGGAATCGCTCCTCGTCGATGCGCGGCTGACCGACGAGGACGAAGCGAGCGCGCGCGTCTTCCGCGTTTATCGCCCTACGCCAGCGCATTACCACGCGACCTGCGACGAGTACCTGATCGTGCTGTCGGGCCGCGGGCGCTTCTTCATGGGCGAGCGCGAGCCCTTTGAAGTCGGCCCTGGCCAGATGCTGTTCTTCAAGAAGGGCACGGTGCACGGCATGCCCGAGATCATCGAGCACCCGCTGTTCATGGTTTCGGTGGATACGCCGCGCCGCGAACCGAGCGACATCATCTTTGTCGAACCGGCGGATGGAACGCCCGCCGGTTTCATTCAGCCGAAATCGTAA
- a CDS encoding LysR family transcriptional regulator has protein sequence MDNRAGEMQVFLRVVEAGSFSEAARQLLTTPSTVSKLIGRIEDRLGVRLVERSTRRLSLTDEGRLYYERSSALLAELNDIERELAQGAGHASGTVRVNVSVAFGVHGLVPLLPAFWEAHPNIIVDVSLSDEIVDLYLDRTDIAFRVGVLPDSNLMARKIGSASRRIVAAPAYLEKHGVPLTVEDLDGHNCLGFNFRRAAPVWPVRQHGHIVDRLVRGSLLANNGETVRQMALQGVGLARLADFHVDPDLAAGRLVEVLADPATADFEEVHALYLGGQRVPQRVRAFLDFMVPRLQAFMANGRAPASAGGSVSPAR, from the coding sequence ATGGACAACCGGGCAGGCGAGATGCAGGTCTTCCTGCGGGTTGTTGAAGCCGGCAGCTTTTCCGAGGCTGCACGGCAGTTGCTGACGACGCCATCCACGGTGAGCAAGCTCATTGGCAGGATCGAGGACCGGCTCGGCGTGCGACTCGTCGAACGCTCGACGCGGCGCCTTTCGCTCACTGACGAGGGGCGGCTCTATTATGAGCGCAGCAGCGCCTTGCTCGCGGAGCTCAACGATATCGAACGCGAGCTCGCGCAGGGGGCGGGTCACGCCAGCGGCACTGTGCGCGTCAACGTGTCGGTCGCTTTCGGAGTGCACGGATTGGTGCCGCTGCTGCCGGCATTCTGGGAGGCACATCCCAACATCATCGTGGATGTCTCCCTCTCGGACGAGATCGTCGATCTCTATCTCGATCGGACTGACATCGCATTCCGCGTCGGGGTGCTGCCCGACTCGAATTTGATGGCGCGCAAAATCGGCTCTGCCTCCCGGCGGATCGTTGCCGCTCCAGCTTACCTCGAAAAGCACGGCGTGCCCCTCACGGTCGAAGATCTCGACGGGCATAACTGCCTTGGTTTCAATTTCCGGCGAGCGGCTCCGGTCTGGCCCGTTCGGCAACACGGGCATATCGTTGACCGGTTGGTTCGCGGCAGTCTCCTCGCCAATAACGGGGAGACCGTCCGTCAGATGGCGCTCCAAGGCGTGGGGTTGGCACGGCTGGCCGACTTCCATGTCGATCCCGACCTCGCCGCCGGACGTCTTGTCGAAGTGCTCGCGGATCCTGCCACGGCCGATTTCGAGGAGGTCCATGCCCTTTATCTTGGCGGGCAGCGCGTGCCGCAACGCGTGCGCGCCTTCCTCGATTTCATGGTGCCGCGGCTGCAGGCCTTCATGGCGAACGGACGCGCGCCGGCCTCCGCCGGCGGCTCGGTCAGCCCTGCTCGATAA
- a CDS encoding zinc-dependent alcohol dehydrogenase family protein has translation MQVKAAVLRQMNIPGPYAQSRPIVIETIDLAPPGPGEVQVRIGAAGLCHSDLSVINGDRPRPMPMALGHEAAGVVEALGEGVDDLEPGDHVVMVFMPSCGHCRPCAEGRPALCEPGAVANAAGTLIGGSVRLSGSGERIHHHLGVSAFAEHAVVSRNSLVKIDRDLPFVEAALFGCAVLTGVGAVVNTARVRMGSTAVVIGLGGVGLASVLGARAAGASKIVAVDLSPEKLALAKELGATAVVNGRDEDAVEQVREWTGGGADYAFEMAGSIRALDNAFKMTKRGGTTVTAGLPPPGSALAVNVVQMVGEERTLKGSYIGTCVPVRDIPRFVDLYRDGRLPVNKLLSGKLKIEDINEGFDRLHDGSAVRQVIEF, from the coding sequence ATGCAGGTCAAGGCAGCCGTCTTGCGGCAGATGAACATCCCAGGGCCTTATGCCCAGAGCCGGCCGATCGTGATCGAAACGATCGACCTGGCCCCGCCGGGACCCGGCGAAGTGCAGGTCCGCATCGGAGCAGCAGGCCTTTGCCATTCCGACCTTTCCGTCATCAACGGCGACCGGCCCCGTCCCATGCCGATGGCCCTGGGGCACGAGGCCGCCGGCGTGGTCGAAGCGCTGGGCGAGGGCGTCGACGATCTTGAGCCCGGAGACCACGTCGTCATGGTCTTCATGCCGAGTTGTGGCCATTGCCGTCCCTGCGCTGAGGGACGTCCGGCCCTGTGTGAACCGGGAGCCGTCGCGAACGCAGCAGGTACGTTGATCGGTGGCTCGGTCCGGTTGAGCGGCAGTGGCGAGAGAATTCATCACCATCTCGGCGTTTCAGCCTTCGCCGAGCATGCGGTCGTATCCCGTAACTCTCTCGTGAAGATCGACCGCGACCTTCCTTTCGTCGAAGCCGCGCTGTTTGGTTGCGCGGTGCTGACCGGTGTCGGCGCGGTCGTGAATACGGCGAGGGTTCGAATGGGATCTACGGCAGTCGTGATCGGCCTCGGTGGTGTCGGCCTCGCATCAGTCCTGGGAGCGCGGGCTGCGGGCGCCAGCAAGATCGTCGCAGTCGATCTCTCGCCCGAGAAGCTTGCGCTAGCCAAGGAGCTGGGGGCGACCGCGGTGGTCAATGGCCGCGACGAGGATGCTGTTGAGCAGGTTCGCGAATGGACCGGAGGCGGAGCCGACTATGCTTTCGAGATGGCGGGTTCGATCCGCGCCCTCGACAACGCCTTCAAGATGACGAAGCGGGGTGGCACGACGGTGACGGCGGGGCTGCCGCCACCCGGTTCCGCGCTGGCGGTGAATGTGGTGCAGATGGTCGGCGAGGAACGCACCCTGAAGGGCAGCTATATTGGCACCTGCGTACCCGTCCGAGACATTCCGCGCTTCGTCGACCTTTATCGCGACGGGCGCCTCCCCGTGAACAAGTTGCTCAGCGGCAAGCTGAAAATTGAAGACATCAACGAAGGCTTCGACCGGCTGCATGATGGCAGCGCGGTGCGCCAAGTCATCGAATTCTAA
- a CDS encoding nuclear transport factor 2 family protein, giving the protein MTIDHSDVTSMSRKVLEHHMGAFAAGVDEVLADYTDESVVITSKGAIRGLAELRLFFQGFIDSAAPAFWDAYVLESKVCDGEYAFITWNAKPFVPFATDTFLIRDGKILMHTYASVVVS; this is encoded by the coding sequence ATGACGATAGACCATTCTGATGTGACATCGATGTCCAGGAAAGTCCTGGAACATCATATGGGCGCGTTTGCTGCGGGCGTGGACGAGGTTCTTGCCGACTATACGGATGAATCAGTGGTGATCACGTCGAAGGGCGCCATTCGCGGCCTTGCGGAGTTGCGCTTGTTTTTCCAAGGGTTCATCGATAGTGCGGCGCCTGCATTCTGGGACGCCTATGTCCTCGAAAGCAAGGTTTGTGATGGCGAATACGCGTTCATTACCTGGAATGCGAAACCTTTCGTGCCCTTCGCTACCGATACATTTCTCATACGCGATGGAAAAATCCTGATGCATACCTACGCTTCGGTGGTCGTATCGTAG
- a CDS encoding ferric reductase-like transmembrane domain-containing protein — protein sequence MGRAGVDGRRIAAWIVVVGIAAAPVIAAAANPLQGGREMLWIMGGMAGVVALCLLFVQPLLMAAAPPLLAAREGVHWHRWGGIAIVAVVALHVGALYAYSPDDMTDALLLVAPTPFSLYGVISLWCLVLMAVLVATRRLLRFGYRLWRILHSVLAVAVVGAGAIHAIQIEGVMEEYSKLSVCIAALAATTVGALEVNVLAPLRRRRILQSI from the coding sequence ATGGGCCGCGCCGGAGTTGACGGGCGCCGCATTGCAGCATGGATCGTGGTGGTGGGCATTGCCGCAGCGCCGGTCATCGCCGCCGCGGCAAATCCGCTGCAGGGCGGGCGAGAGATGCTTTGGATCATGGGCGGCATGGCCGGGGTGGTGGCGCTATGCCTGCTGTTCGTTCAGCCGCTGCTGATGGCGGCCGCACCGCCGCTGCTTGCGGCGAGAGAGGGCGTCCATTGGCACCGCTGGGGCGGAATAGCGATCGTCGCCGTGGTGGCATTGCATGTCGGTGCGCTCTACGCCTACAGCCCGGACGACATGACCGATGCGCTGCTGCTGGTCGCACCGACGCCGTTCTCGCTCTACGGAGTGATCAGCCTGTGGTGCCTGGTGCTGATGGCCGTGCTGGTGGCGACCCGGCGTTTGCTACGGTTTGGCTATCGGCTCTGGCGCATCCTTCACAGCGTACTGGCGGTGGCTGTTGTCGGCGCCGGCGCGATACACGCCATTCAGATCGAAGGGGTGATGGAGGAATACTCCAAGCTCTCGGTCTGCATCGCGGCGCTGGCGGCGACAACTGTCGGCGCGCTTGAGGTCAATGTGCTTGCGCCCTTACGTCGCCGGCGGATTCTCCAAAGCATATAG
- a CDS encoding YggT family protein — protein sequence MRAVLDVVLLALQIYVWILIASAVLSWLIAFNVINTRNQFVATIWDALYRVTEPALRPIRERLPNLGGIDISPIILLLIIYFIQSVIVRYIYPNVF from the coding sequence ATGCGTGCCGTTCTCGACGTGGTTCTGCTCGCCCTGCAGATCTATGTGTGGATTTTGATCGCCTCGGCGGTGCTGAGCTGGCTGATCGCCTTCAATGTCATCAACACCCGCAACCAGTTCGTCGCGACCATCTGGGACGCGCTCTACCGCGTCACGGAGCCGGCCCTGCGCCCGATCCGCGAGCGCCTGCCGAATCTCGGCGGCATCGACATCTCGCCGATCATCCTGCTGCTGATCATCTACTTCATCCAGAGCGTGATCGTCCGCTACATCTACCCGAACGTGTTCTGA
- a CDS encoding ABC transporter ATP-binding protein translates to MTQLVISDVSKRYGAIAALDRVSLSVAAGSRVAIVGPSGSGKTTLLRVIAGFEAPDTGRVTLDGQTLADGPAIAPAHRRRIGYVAQDGALFPHLDVAGNLGFGIPRTEPDRATRLRELMELVELDTAMLTRRPHELSGGQQQRVALARALARKPILMLLDEPFSALDTGLRENVRQAVARVLAQAGITTILVTHDQAEALSFADQLAVMREGRLVQSGRPTELYWHPMDVDTALFLGNAVLLEAEIGGGTVTCGLGKLPAETGDRRGRGVIMLRPEQFQLSLEGSGPEAHVENVSFQGAQCTVTLRVHHGAEAISFTAQVSSVDQPQIGETVSISVRGAAFLLPPTV, encoded by the coding sequence ATGACCCAGCTCGTCATTTCGGATGTCTCGAAGCGTTATGGCGCGATAGCGGCGCTGGACCGCGTGTCCCTCTCCGTGGCGGCGGGCAGCCGTGTCGCCATCGTCGGCCCTTCCGGCTCGGGCAAGACGACGCTGCTGCGCGTCATCGCCGGTTTCGAGGCTCCCGATACCGGCCGGGTGACGCTCGACGGGCAGACCCTGGCCGACGGACCGGCGATCGCGCCCGCGCACCGGCGCCGGATCGGCTATGTCGCTCAGGACGGGGCGCTGTTTCCGCATCTCGACGTCGCCGGCAACCTCGGCTTCGGCATCCCGCGGACCGAGCCGGACCGGGCGACCCGATTGCGTGAACTGATGGAGCTCGTCGAGCTCGATACCGCGATGCTCACCCGCCGGCCGCATGAGCTCTCGGGAGGACAGCAGCAGCGTGTCGCGCTCGCCCGGGCGCTCGCCCGGAAGCCGATCCTGATGCTCCTCGACGAACCGTTTTCCGCGCTCGATACGGGGCTGCGCGAGAATGTCCGGCAGGCTGTGGCACGCGTGCTGGCCCAGGCCGGAATCACGACGATCCTGGTCACGCACGATCAGGCCGAGGCTCTGTCCTTTGCCGATCAGCTCGCGGTCATGCGTGAAGGCCGCCTGGTGCAATCGGGCAGGCCGACCGAGCTCTATTGGCATCCGATGGATGTCGACACCGCGCTGTTCCTCGGCAACGCCGTCCTGCTCGAAGCCGAGATCGGAGGCGGCACCGTCACCTGCGGGCTGGGCAAGCTCCCAGCGGAGACGGGGGACCGCCGCGGAAGAGGCGTCATCATGCTCAGGCCCGAGCAGTTCCAGCTTTCGCTGGAGGGCTCGGGTCCTGAAGCTCATGTCGAGAACGTCTCTTTCCAGGGTGCCCAATGCACCGTGACGCTGCGGGTACATCACGGGGCGGAGGCGATCAGCTTCACCGCACAGGTTTCGAGTGTCGATCAGCCGCAGATCGGAGAGACCGTTTCGATATCGGTAAGAGGGGCAGCGTTTCTGTTGCCCCCCACCGTCTAG
- a CDS encoding twin-arginine translocation pathway signal: MTGKIIDRRAVLAGAAAVGAAGLLPRSFTSAIAQSSVSSTFSPTETMPGGSNNYVPNAPVVRNLGTGFVASGVVRRAGDGAPLPNVRIQIWAATERGGERVASNRGSVMTGADGGYRLEISPIVPQFGQPHIHIAYDDPGFATLFLRPVLNSRHDTSITADFVLAPEVLNGPRRS, from the coding sequence ATGACCGGCAAGATCATCGATCGTAGAGCTGTTCTCGCGGGCGCGGCCGCCGTGGGGGCTGCGGGATTGCTGCCGCGCTCCTTCACATCCGCCATTGCGCAGTCGTCGGTGAGCAGCACGTTTTCCCCAACCGAGACGATGCCCGGCGGCTCCAATAACTACGTTCCGAACGCGCCGGTGGTGCGGAATCTCGGCACCGGCTTCGTCGCGTCGGGCGTGGTTCGCAGGGCGGGCGATGGCGCGCCTCTGCCCAATGTCCGGATCCAGATCTGGGCCGCCACCGAGCGCGGCGGGGAGCGGGTTGCAAGCAACCGCGGCAGCGTCATGACGGGGGCGGATGGCGGCTACCGGCTTGAGATTTCGCCGATAGTTCCCCAGTTCGGACAGCCGCACATTCATATTGCCTATGACGACCCCGGCTTTGCGACGCTGTTCCTGCGACCCGTATTGAACAGTCGGCATGATACGAGCATCACGGCCGATTTTGTCCTCGCGCCGGAGGTTTTGAATGGGCCGCGCCGGAGTTGA
- a CDS encoding major royal jelly family protein codes for MERPPVSFSRNRKGAMMNKGQLETVAIFPDERPGNPTVMRDGRVLVSISAIIAPEFAVRAIASDGNHTPYPDEFWAGKPRPDGRGMAGVIGIRADADGIVWMLDLGDRTHQPKLVGWNDYENRLHKVIVLPQNVLRPSSFAQDFVIDRRRRRIYIADMTLNPGGASDYPAIIVVDLDTGLSRRMLEAHPTLMPSEDPVRVDGKTISLRMADGELVPYRYGLNPIAMDPLGKWVYFGAMSGTSVHRIPADALADESDVAALAAQMEYWCAKPRCDGFDVDALGNIYVTDVENSAIGLASPMGYSILAQDRDRLAWPDGVELDSEGRWLYITANQLHRLPVLNGGVDESSPPFRLLRIRVDAPMKAEKVA; via the coding sequence ATGGAACGCCCGCCGGTTTCATTCAGCCGAAATCGTAAGGGGGCGATGATGAACAAGGGTCAATTGGAAACGGTCGCCATCTTTCCCGACGAGCGGCCGGGCAACCCGACGGTGATGCGCGACGGGCGGGTTCTGGTCTCCATCTCGGCGATCATCGCTCCCGAATTCGCGGTTCGGGCCATCGCAAGCGACGGCAACCACACCCCCTATCCCGATGAGTTCTGGGCCGGCAAGCCACGGCCCGATGGCCGAGGGATGGCTGGCGTAATTGGCATTCGGGCGGATGCGGACGGCATCGTCTGGATGCTCGATCTCGGTGATCGCACTCACCAGCCGAAGCTCGTCGGCTGGAATGATTACGAGAACCGACTTCACAAGGTGATTGTCCTGCCGCAAAACGTCCTGCGGCCGAGTTCCTTCGCCCAGGATTTCGTCATCGATCGCCGCCGCCGGCGCATCTACATCGCCGACATGACGTTGAATCCAGGCGGGGCCAGCGACTACCCGGCGATCATCGTTGTTGATCTCGATACCGGCCTGTCCCGGCGCATGCTCGAGGCGCACCCCACGCTGATGCCCAGCGAAGACCCGGTGCGGGTCGACGGCAAGACGATATCGCTTCGAATGGCGGACGGCGAACTCGTTCCCTATCGCTACGGGCTCAACCCGATCGCGATGGATCCCCTTGGGAAATGGGTTTATTTCGGCGCGATGTCAGGAACGTCCGTCCATCGGATCCCTGCCGACGCACTGGCTGACGAAAGCGACGTCGCGGCGCTCGCGGCGCAGATGGAGTACTGGTGCGCCAAACCGCGCTGTGACGGCTTCGACGTCGACGCCCTCGGCAACATCTATGTGACCGATGTCGAGAACAGCGCGATTGGATTGGCCTCGCCCATGGGCTACTCGATCCTCGCTCAAGATCGCGACCGGCTCGCTTGGCCCGACGGGGTCGAACTCGATAGCGAAGGACGCTGGCTCTACATTACCGCCAATCAATTGCATCGCCTCCCCGTCCTCAATGGCGGCGTGGATGAAAGCTCCCCGCCGTTCCGCCTGCTGCGCATCCGCGTCGATGCGCCGATGAAAGCCGAGAAGGTGGCCTGA
- a CDS encoding gamma-glutamyltransferase, translating into MAAAARPYRSQNWVLTKPAARGRHGIVVSQSREAAEAGTAILEQGGNAADAAVAACFALAAVEPWNSGLGGIGFAVVLKAGEGRAQVVDFGPVAPRRADPADYPLTGEMKKDLFTWPEVVGDRNIHGPLSFCIPSSVAGYAKLKQAFGSALPLADILQPAIALARRGLPADWYTTLKIASSAAVLRLYEESARIYLPGGLPPVPPYQGSPGFMTLGKLPETLEHLARAGLDDFYSGDLARRLAADIAAAGGVVDEQDLAGCKAELREAPTIDWRGSHVVHTAGGLTAAPTLERVVAGMADAPIDGDGPSAVWFAQLSRVMREAYRERLDGLGAATTAKEPGDTCTTHLTVVDGEGNLVTVTTTLLSSMGSRVVLPGTGVLMNNGMMWFDPRPGSANAIAPGARPLCNMCPVVVTPRDGGWPRLAAGSSGGRRILASVYQTLAWQLDFGMDTEATAHQQRIDVSGPDSTSADLRLPAETLAALEQAGPTTLVEHAVLPINFACPNFIRVYRDGAEGSSDAASPWSAAVAAQH; encoded by the coding sequence ATGGCCGCAGCCGCTCGCCCCTATCGCAGCCAGAACTGGGTTCTGACCAAGCCGGCCGCCCGCGGCAGGCACGGCATCGTCGTCTCGCAGAGCCGCGAGGCGGCCGAGGCCGGAACGGCGATCCTCGAGCAGGGCGGCAATGCCGCCGACGCAGCGGTCGCGGCCTGCTTCGCGCTCGCAGCGGTCGAACCCTGGAACAGCGGCCTCGGCGGTATCGGCTTCGCGGTGGTGCTGAAGGCTGGGGAAGGCCGAGCGCAGGTCGTCGATTTCGGCCCTGTCGCGCCACGCCGCGCCGATCCCGCCGATTACCCCCTCACGGGCGAGATGAAGAAGGACCTCTTCACCTGGCCGGAGGTGGTCGGCGACCGCAACATCCACGGCCCCCTCTCCTTCTGCATCCCGTCCTCGGTCGCCGGCTATGCCAAGCTCAAGCAGGCCTTCGGCTCAGCGCTGCCGCTGGCCGATATCCTGCAGCCCGCGATCGCGCTCGCCCGGCGCGGCCTGCCCGCGGATTGGTACACGACGCTGAAGATCGCCTCCTCCGCCGCGGTGCTGCGGCTCTATGAGGAGAGCGCGCGCATCTACCTGCCCGGCGGCCTGCCGCCGGTGCCGCCCTATCAGGGCTCGCCCGGCTTCATGACGCTCGGCAAGCTGCCGGAGACCCTCGAACACCTCGCCAGAGCCGGCCTCGACGACTTCTACAGCGGCGATCTCGCCCGCCGGCTCGCTGCGGACATCGCCGCCGCTGGTGGGGTCGTGGACGAGCAGGATCTGGCGGGTTGCAAGGCCGAGCTGCGCGAGGCGCCGACGATCGACTGGCGCGGCAGCCACGTCGTCCATACGGCCGGCGGCCTCACCGCGGCGCCGACGCTCGAGCGCGTGGTAGCCGGCATGGCCGATGCGCCGATCGATGGCGACGGCCCTTCGGCCGTCTGGTTCGCGCAGCTCTCCCGCGTCATGCGAGAGGCCTATCGCGAACGCCTCGACGGCCTTGGCGCCGCCACCACGGCCAAGGAACCGGGCGACACCTGCACCACGCACCTCACCGTGGTCGACGGCGAGGGCAATCTCGTCACCGTCACCACGACGCTGCTCTCCTCGATGGGCAGCCGCGTCGTGCTGCCGGGCACCGGCGTGCTGATGAACAACGGCATGATGTGGTTCGATCCGCGCCCCGGCAGCGCCAATGCGATCGCGCCCGGCGCCCGCCCGCTCTGCAACATGTGCCCGGTCGTGGTGACGCCCAGGGATGGCGGCTGGCCGCGTCTCGCCGCCGGCTCCTCCGGCGGGCGTCGCATCCTCGCCAGCGTCTACCAGACCCTCGCCTGGCAGCTCGATTTCGGCATGGATACCGAAGCGACGGCGCACCAGCAGCGCATCGACGTCTCCGGCCCCGACTCGACCAGCGCAGATCTGCGACTGCCCGCCGAGACGCTGGCGGCGCTGGAGCAGGCTGGCCCGACGACCCTCGTCGAGCATGCCGTGCTGCCGATCAACTTCGCCTGCCCGAACTTCATCCGGGTCTACCGTGACGGCGCCGAAGGCTCGAGCGACGCCGCCTCACCCTGGTCGGCGGCAGTCGCGGCACAGCACTGA
- a CDS encoding SRPBCC family protein yields MIEVRVSVAIAASAERVWSMGGFDFLPRWLNMVISSELSDGGRVRRLVTSNGATIVERLLEFSQTEHRYSYAHLDSPDPVSGYVGVMSVRDEEGGAVATWSSSFSPIGISPTEAIARYETVYREGLAALKQLIEQG; encoded by the coding sequence ATGATCGAGGTGAGGGTTTCCGTCGCGATTGCCGCATCCGCGGAACGCGTCTGGTCCATGGGCGGGTTCGACTTCCTGCCCCGCTGGCTGAATATGGTCATCAGCAGCGAGCTTAGCGACGGTGGGCGTGTTCGCCGGCTTGTAACCTCGAACGGCGCGACAATTGTCGAACGACTGCTGGAATTCAGCCAGACCGAGCACCGCTACAGCTATGCTCACCTCGACAGTCCGGACCCGGTATCGGGCTATGTCGGTGTCATGTCTGTCCGCGACGAGGAAGGCGGAGCGGTAGCAACCTGGTCGAGCAGCTTCAGCCCGATAGGTATCAGTCCGACCGAGGCCATCGCACGCTACGAAACGGTCTATCGCGAGGGCCTGGCGGCGCTGAAACAGCTTATCGAGCAGGGCTGA
- a CDS encoding NAD-dependent epimerase/dehydratase family protein, giving the protein MKIFVTGASGYIGGAVATSLASQGHQVRGLVRSASKADSVLAKGIVPVLGTLDDPELLAAEATAADAVVNAADSDHRGAVEALLSGLAGSGKPFIHTSGTSLVGDEAMGEPSDATFTEETPVKPEPDKEPRVALNQLIVDAAPGVRSIVLCNSLIYGHTFGPPAQSVQIPPLVAQAKESGIPRYIGRGLNVWSNVHIADMAELYILALEKAPAGSFYYVENGEAAFGDLVRAIGSTLKLAPAQSWSAQEAIAKWGRELAVFALGSNSRVRAAKARKEFGWKPRYGSVIEWIENDFVRP; this is encoded by the coding sequence GTGAAGATTTTCGTTACCGGTGCGAGCGGGTATATCGGCGGAGCGGTCGCCACATCGCTCGCCTCCCAAGGCCATCAGGTGCGCGGTCTCGTGCGGAGCGCGAGCAAGGCGGACAGCGTCCTCGCCAAGGGCATCGTGCCCGTCCTCGGTACGCTCGACGATCCCGAGCTGCTTGCGGCCGAGGCAACGGCCGCGGATGCCGTGGTCAACGCTGCCGACAGCGACCATAGAGGTGCGGTCGAAGCCTTGCTCTCGGGCCTCGCCGGATCGGGCAAGCCTTTCATCCATACAAGCGGTACCAGCCTCGTCGGCGATGAGGCGATGGGCGAGCCTTCGGACGCCACCTTCACGGAGGAGACGCCGGTCAAGCCTGAGCCCGACAAGGAGCCTCGTGTCGCGCTCAACCAGCTGATCGTCGATGCGGCCCCCGGGGTGCGTTCGATCGTATTGTGCAACAGTCTGATCTATGGCCACACGTTCGGCCCGCCGGCACAAAGCGTGCAGATCCCGCCCCTCGTCGCGCAGGCGAAGGAAAGCGGCATCCCCCGCTACATCGGGCGCGGGCTTAACGTCTGGTCGAACGTTCATATTGCCGACATGGCCGAGCTCTATATCCTGGCGCTCGAAAAGGCGCCGGCCGGCAGCTTCTACTATGTCGAGAATGGCGAGGCAGCCTTCGGTGATCTCGTCCGTGCGATCGGAAGTACGCTCAAGCTCGCCCCGGCACAGTCCTGGTCGGCGCAGGAGGCAATCGCGAAATGGGGCCGGGAGCTTGCTGTCTTCGCGCTCGGCTCGAATAGCCGCGTCCGTGCCGCGAAGGCCCGCAAGGAGTTCGGCTGGAAGCCAAGGTACGGTTCGGTGATCGAGTGGATCGAGAACGATTTCGTGCGCCCCTGA
- a CDS encoding alkene reductase has protein sequence MRGHTLSNRIAMAPMTRSRNPDGIANDLTAQYYRQRAGAGLIVTEGTPISPSAEGFLFIPGIYTSQQVAGWRRVTEAVHEEGGTIFAQLWHVGRVSHVSNQRGGIAPVSSTAQIARNSQAWGLTADGTPGAVDVSQPRALSIEEVGGVIADFAKAARNSIDAGFDGVELHGANGYLIEQFLNPLVNDRTDAYRGDTLEGRVRFLVEAVDAVIESIGPERTAIRLSPYGGLFDMGQYPEIEETYLHIADELSKRNIAYVHFMDQRSRGSSPIPAGFLAKFRARFRGTLVLAGGMTRELAERYIAEGLIDIAAFGEPFIANPDLVERLRNDWPLVTPDRELSYGGGARGYTDYPTYEDAKVA, from the coding sequence ATGCGCGGCCATACGCTCTCGAACCGCATCGCGATGGCCCCCATGACCCGGTCGCGAAACCCGGACGGCATCGCCAACGATCTCACTGCGCAGTATTACCGCCAGCGCGCGGGCGCCGGCCTGATTGTCACCGAGGGAACCCCGATCTCGCCCTCCGCCGAGGGATTCCTCTTCATCCCCGGCATCTACACGAGCCAGCAGGTCGCCGGGTGGCGCCGGGTGACCGAGGCGGTGCATGAAGAGGGTGGCACCATCTTTGCCCAGCTATGGCATGTCGGGCGGGTCAGCCATGTTTCCAATCAGCGGGGCGGCATCGCGCCGGTCAGTTCGACCGCACAGATCGCGCGCAACTCGCAGGCTTGGGGTCTGACCGCTGATGGCACGCCCGGCGCTGTCGACGTATCGCAGCCGCGCGCACTGTCGATAGAGGAGGTAGGAGGCGTCATTGCGGATTTCGCCAAGGCAGCACGCAATTCGATCGATGCGGGCTTCGACGGAGTCGAACTTCACGGCGCCAATGGTTATCTCATCGAGCAGTTTCTGAACCCGCTGGTGAATGACCGCACCGATGCCTATCGAGGTGACACGCTCGAAGGCCGCGTCCGCTTCCTGGTCGAAGCTGTCGACGCCGTCATCGAGTCGATTGGCCCCGAGCGGACGGCAATACGCCTCTCGCCCTATGGCGGCCTCTTCGACATGGGACAGTACCCGGAGATCGAAGAGACCTATCTGCACATCGCCGACGAACTCTCGAAACGAAACATCGCCTATGTCCATTTCATGGACCAGCGCTCGCGAGGGAGCTCGCCTATCCCGGCAGGCTTTCTGGCGAAATTCCGGGCCCGCTTTCGAGGCACGCTCGTGCTCGCCGGCGGGATGACCAGGGAGCTGGCCGAACGTTACATTGCGGAGGGGCTGATCGATATCGCCGCGTTCGGCGAACCCTTTATCGCCAACCCCGATCTGGTCGAGCGGCTGCGCAACGATTGGCCGCTTGTCACGCCTGATCGCGAGCTCAGCTACGGCGGCGGCGCGCGCGGCTACACCGACTACCCGACCTACGAAGACGCGAAAGTCGCCTGA